The following proteins are encoded in a genomic region of Zea mays cultivar B73 chromosome 9, Zm-B73-REFERENCE-NAM-5.0, whole genome shotgun sequence:
- the LOC103638230 gene encoding acylphosphatase-1-like, giving the protein MASSADPDAATPPSAPQPEPARKAVRVVVKGRVTGVGFRDWTASTAESLGLAGWVRNRRDGSVEALLSGDPAKIEDMITRRLPVGPPAATVTAVVPSTAEPVDPSTGFEIKFTV; this is encoded by the coding sequence ATGGCGTCCTCCGCCGATCCCGATGCCGCCACGCCACCATCCGCGCCGCAGCCGGAGCCCGCACGGAAGGCAGTCCGCGTGGTGGTGAAGGGGCGCGTCACGGGGGTGGGGTTCCGCGACTGGACTGCGTCCACGGCCGAGTCGCTCGGCCTCGCCGGCTGGGTCCGCAACCGCCGTGACGGCAGTGTGGAGGCCCTCCTCTCCGGAGACCCCGCGAAGATCGAAGACATGATAACCCGCCGCCTCCCCGTCGGCCCCCCAGCCGCCACCGTCACCGCCGTCGTCCCGTCCACGGCCGAGCCCGTGGATCCGTCCACCGGCTTCGAGATCAAGTTCACCGTCTGA
- the LOC100191990 gene encoding Protein NRT1/ PTR FAMILY 3.1-like: MAMEEAGKMTCRKKGGLRTMPFIFANEVAEKLAVVGFSTNMLTYLTTQLHMPLAKAATTLTNFGGTSAATPLIGAFLADACIGRFWTIAAASVVYQAGMALLTVSAALPRFRPAPCKPGGAVACQEAAPWQLAVLYVSLLLNAVGAGGYRPCIVAFGADQFDESRAAERARSWGFFNWYYFCNGASMLLAVTAVVYVQDNVGWGWGLGVPAFCMGVSVAAFVAGYPMYRRLEPAGSPFTRLAQVVVAAVKKRRLPAADVDPALLYEDDELDAPISMYGKLVHTDQLSFFDRAAIVTDGDLVTLTDADSGKPSTAPVPDLWRLSTVHRVEELKSVIRMGPIWAAGILVITGSSTQNTFSLQQASTMDRRLAPGLSTFEIPAGSMTVFGLLAMLFTLFVYDRALIRVARRFTGLDRGISFLHRMGVGFAISVLATLVAGFVERHRRDAAAAAGATDAGTSPLSAYWLVPQYALHGVAEAFTSVGHLEFMYDQAPESMRSTATALFWLSISLGSYASTLLVDAVHRWSAGPGGANWLPDNINHGKLDYFYWVVTVLQVMNLVYYAICAKRFTFKPVQLHKKEEEEGGKALVELQEKV, translated from the exons ATGGCCATGGAGGAAGCGGGGAAGATGACATGCAGGAAGAAGGGTGGTCTGAGAACAATGCCCTTCATCTTCG CAAACGAGGTGGCGGAGAAGCTcgccgtggtgggtttctcgaccAACATGCTGACGTACCTGACCACTCAGCTGCACATGCCGCTGGCGAAGGCCGCCACCACGCTCACCAACTTCGGCGGCACCTCCGCCGCGACGCCCCTCATCGGTGCCTTCCTCGCCGACGCCTGCATCGGCCGGTTCTGGACCATCGCCGCCGCGTCCGTCGTCTACCAAGCC GGCATGGCGCTCCTGACGGTGTCAGCGGCGCTGCCGCGGTTCCGGCCGGCGCCGTGCAAGCCCGGCGGCGCGGTGGCATGCCAGGAGGCCGCGCCGTGGCAGCTGGCGGTGCTGTACGTGTCCCTGCTCCTGAACGCGGTGGGCGCGGGCGGGTACCGCCCCTGCATCGTGGCGTTCGGGGCGGACCAGTTCGACGAGTCGCGGGCGGCGGAGCGCGCGCGGAGCTGGGGCTTCTTCAACTGGTACTACTTCTGCAACGGCGCGTCCATGCTGCTGGCCGTCACGGCGGTGGTGTACGTGCAGGACAACGTGGGCTGGGGCTGGGGCCTCGGCGTGCCGGCCTTCTGCATgggcgtctccgtcgccgccttcGTGGCCGGGTACCCGATGTACCGGAGGCTGGAGCCCGCGGGGAGCCCGTTCACGCGGCTCGCGCAGGTTGTCGTCGCCGCTGTCAAGAAGCGGCGGCTGCCGGCGGCGGACGTCGACCCCGCGTTGCTGTACGAGGACGACGAGCTCGACGCGCCCATCTCCATGTACGGCAAGCTTGTGCACACGGATCAGCTCAG CTTCTTTGACCGCGCGGCGATCGTCACCGACGGCGACCTGGTCACGCTGACGGACGCGGACTCCGGCAAGCCGTCGACGGCCCCCGTCCCGGACCTGTGGCGCCTGAGCACCGTGCACCGCGTGGAGGAGCTCAAGTCGGTGATCCGCATGGGTCCTATCTGGGCGGCGGGCATCCTGGTGATCACGGGGTCGTCGACGCAGAACACCTTCTCCCTGCAGCAGGCGAGCACCATGGACCGCCGCCTCGCGCCGGGCCTCTCCACGTTCGAGATCCCCGCGGGGTCCATGACCGTCTTCGGGCTGCTGGCCATGCTCTTCACCCTCTTCGTCTACGACCGCGCGCTCATCCGCGTGGCGCGCCGCTTCACGGGGCTGGACCGCGGCATCTCCTTCCTGCACCGCATGGGCGTCGGCTTCGCCATCAGCGTGCTCGCCACCCTGGTCGCCGGCTTCGTGGAGCGGCACCGCAgggacgcggcggcggcggccggcgccacggacgccgGCACGTCCCCGCTGTCGGCCTACTGGCTGGTGCCGCAGTACGCGCTGCACGGCGTGGCCGAGGCGTTCACCTCCGTGGGGCACCTCGAGTTCATGTACGACCAGGCGCCCGAGAGCATGCGCAGCACGGCGACGGCGCTCTTCTGGCTGTCCATCTCGCTGGGAAGCTACGCGAGCACGCTGCTGGTGGACGCTGTGCACCGCTGGAGCGCGGGGCCCGGCGGCGCCAACTGGCTGCCGGACAACATCAATCACGGCAAGCTGGATTACTTTTACTGGGTCGTCACGGTACTGCAGGTCATGAACCTGGTGTACTACGCCATTTGCGCCAAGCGGTTCACGTTCAAGCCAGTGCAGCTCcacaagaaagaggaagaagaaggcgGCAAGGCACTTGTGGAGTTGCAAGAGAAGGTTTAA
- the LOC100280786 gene encoding acylphosphatase, with translation MFPSSSATGPRFLRPFTATAPRRAMAACTGAPSDPPMQQSSPTKAVRVVVKGRVQGVFFRDWTVEMARSLGLAGWVRNRRDGTVEALLSGDPDKVDEMVSRRIPVGPPAAVVTAVVPSPAEPVSPDDGFHRKPTA, from the coding sequence ATGTTCCCCTCCAGCTCCGCCACCGGCCCCCGCTTCCTTCGCCCCTTCACCGCCACCGCACCCCGCCGTGCCATGGCGGCATGCACGGGCGCCCCAAGCGACCCGCCGATGCAGCAGTCTTCTCCCACCAAGGCGGTGCGCGTGGTGGTGAAGGGACGCGTGCAGGGCGTCTTCTTCCGGGACTGGACCGTGGAGATGGCGCGCTCCCTGGGGCTCGCCGGGTGGGTCCGCAACCGCCGCGACGGCACCGTGGAGGCGCTACTCTCCGGGGACCCGGACAAGGTGGACGAGATGGTGTCCCGGCGGATCCCCGTCGGCCCGCCCGCCGCCGTCGTCACCGCTGTTGTACCCTCCCCCGCTGAACCGGTCTCCCCCGACGATGGCTTCCACCGCAAGCCCACCGCCTGA